One Grus americana isolate bGruAme1 chromosome Z, bGruAme1.mat, whole genome shotgun sequence DNA window includes the following coding sequences:
- the LOC129199228 gene encoding RNA exonuclease 1 homolog, which translates to MEKKFERRSEGTDMFLPLLLAAKTTQFSIFFLAVPGGVEKRYSCCERIVGSAGCQNAKLHVHDGRREKLEGFMKTLIKSPPFDGNYGVYALDCETCYTTRGLELTRVTVVDAKLQVVYDTFVKPDGKVIDYDIRLSGATEDDLQNTKTSLRDVQAILLNLFSADTILIGHGLENDLFALKLIHNTVVDTSVVFPHRLGFPHKRALRSLMADYLRRIRQDDVGGHNSREDAIACMELILWKIKEDNKRRKW; encoded by the exons atggaaaagaaatttgagaGAAGGAGTGAGGGTACTGATATGTTTTTGCCATTGCTACTTGCTGCAAAAACTACtcaattttcaattttctttttggcagtTCCCGGTGGTGTGGAAAAACGTTATAGCTGTTGTGAGAGAATAGTTGGGTCTGCTGGATGTCAGAATGCAAAG CTTCATGTTCATgatgggagaagggagaagttGGAAGGCTTCATGAAGACATTAATTAAATCACCGCCTTTTGATGGAAACTATGGTGTATATGCTCTGGACTGTGAGACG tgttacACAACCCGTGGCTTGGAACTAACTAGAGTGACAGTGGTCGATGCTAAGCTACAGGTTGTCTATGATACGTTTGTTAAACCGGATGGTAAAGTTATAGACTACGATATAAG ACTCTCTGGAGCAACAGAGGATGATCTGCAGAATACCAAAACATCTCTTCGGGATGTACAAGCAATACTGCTGAACTTATTCAGTGCAGATACAATTTTAATTGGACACGGCTTAGAAAATGACTTATTTGCTCTCAAG CTAATTCATAACACAGTAGTGGACACATCAGTAGTGTTTCCTCATCGGCTAGGTTTTCCTCACAAAAGAGCACTTAGAAGTCTGATGGCTGACTACCTCAGGAGAATTCGTCAAGATGATG TTGGTGGTCATAATTCCAGGGAAGATGCAATTGCTTGTATGGAACTAATCCTTTGGAAAATAAAGGAGgataataaaagaagaaaatggtga
- the TEK gene encoding angiopoietin-1 receptor isoform X3, with translation MDPLAHLVLYGFSLMISASFHPVALTVTANKGEPVNISFIRMAAKEEDAVIYKNGSFIHSVPRHEVPGELEVSYPQVQPQDAGVYSARYIGGNLFTSAYTRLIVRRCEAQKWGPSCSSHCPSCMNNGICHEDTGECICPPGFMGKTCEKACGANTFGKTCEESCKENYGCRNYMFCLPDPYGCSCATGWMGLECDKECKPGFYGSDCKLKCNCHNRGTCDRFKGCICSLGWHGLQCEKEGSADLSPQIENLLDPVELNSGVEFKPFCIATGMPLPKSEEFKLLKQDGTVLRPALTVTSNRSEAMFTINRIQPRDTGTWVCSVQTVAGMAEKPFQVTVKVPPVPQYAPRLTDSGHNFLIIDINAELHLGDGPVVSTKLLYKPAKRYQSWMSVEVKGTTKRLDNLEPKTEYQFCVQLSRQGEGGEGHPGPQASFTTAALGLPPPEGLTLFPKSMTSLNLSWHPLTLRTEDDIRVEVERKSVNDNGDESSVITQVPGNMSNLIIKDLEPRQQYMCRVRVNTRSQGEWSNYLYAWTFSDRIPPAPYNIRFSNTTDTSSVISWTTAEGHSISSIIISYKIYGKAEYNHIDIIIKNTSITQYHLKGLEPNTVYQVQINAQNNIGLSNPNTSFELKTLPETKAPYESKGGKMLLIAILGSAGMTCVTILLAFLIMLQLKRANFQRRMAQAFQNVVREEPAVQFNSGTLTLSRKAKNSPDPTIYPVLEWNDIKFQDVIGEGNFGQVLKARIKKDGLRMDAAIKRMKEYASKDDHRDFAGELEVLCKLGHHPNIINLLGACEHRGYLYLAIEYAPHGNLLDFLRKSRVLETDPAFAIANSTASTLSSQQLLHFAADVARGMDYLSQKQFIHRDLAARNILVGENYVAKIADFGLSRGQEVYVKKTMGRLPVRWMAIESLNYSVYTTNSDVWSYGVLLWEIVSLGGTPYCGMTCAELYEKLPQGYRLEKPLNCDDEVYDLMRQCWREKPYERPSFAQILVSLNRMLEERKTYVNTTLYEKFTYAGIDCSAEEAA, from the exons GCTCCTTCATCCACTCTGTGCCCAGGCATGAAGTGCCAGGGGAGCTGGAAGTCTCCTATCCTCAAGTTCAGCCACAGGATGCAGGGGTTTACTCTGCCAGATATATAGGAGGAAACCTGTTTACTTCTGCTTACACAAGGCTTATTGTAAGAC GATGTGAGGCGCAGAAATGGGGCCCTTCCTGTAGCTCCCACTGCCCTTCCTGCATGAACAATGGCATTTGTCATGAAGATACTGGGGAATGCATCTGTCCTCCAGGTTTTATGGGAAAAACATGCGAGAAAG CTTGTGGAGCCAATACATTTGGCAAAACATGTGAAGAGAGCTGTAAAGAAAACTACGGCTGCAGAAACTATATGTTCTGTCTACCAGATCCATATGGTTGTTCTTGCGCCACAGGATGGATGGGACTGGAATGTGATAAAG AATGCAAACCTGGTTTTTATGGGTCGGATTGCAAACTCAAATGTAATTGCCACAATCGAGGGACATGCGACAGATTTAAGGGCTGCATCTGCTCCCTTGGATGGCATGGTCTGCAATGTGAAAAAGAAG GTTCAGCAGATCTTTCACCTCAGATAGAAAACTTACTAGATCCTGTAGAACTCAATTCTGGCGTCGAGTTCAAGCCTTTTTGTATAGCAACTGGGATGCCACTTCCTAAATCTGAAGAATTTAAACTTTTGAAGCAAGACGGAACTGTCCTAAGG CCTGCCCTAACTGTTACCAGTAATCGCTCTGAAGCCATGTTTACGATTAATCGAATCCAGCCCCGTGATACAGGAACCTGGGTCTGCAGTGTGCAGACAGTAGCTGGAATGGCAGAGAAACCATTTCAAGTTACAGTCAAAG TTCCTCCTGTGCCACAGTATGCCCCAAGGCTGACAGACAGTGGACATAATTTTCTCATAATTGATATCAATGCTGAGTTACATCTTGGAGATGGACCTGTTGTGTCAACAAAACTCCTGTACAAGCCAGCAAAACGTTATCAGTCCTGGATGTCTGTGGAAG TGAAAGGCACAACCAAAAGACTGGACAATCTGGAACCAAAAACAGAGTATCAGTTCTGTGTTCAGCTGAGTCGGCAAGGGGAAGGTGGGGAAGGCCATCCTGGGCCACAGGCTAGCTTCACAACAGCTGCGCTTG GTCTTCCTCCACCAGAAGGTCTCACTCTCTTTCCAAAAAGTATGACATCACTGAATTTGTCATGGCATCCTTTAACACTGAGGACAGAGGACGACATTCGTGTTGAAGTGGAAAGGAAGAGTGTGAATGACAACGGTGATGAGAGCAGTGTTATTACTCAAGTGCCAGGAAATATGTCCAACCTGATCATTAAAGATCTTGAGCCTAGACAGCAATACATGTGCAGGGTACGGGTGAACACCAGGTCCCAAGGAGAATGGAGCAACTATCTGTATGCATGGACTTTCAGTGACA GAATCCCTCCTGCACCATACAACATCAGATTTTCTAACACCACAGACACATCTTCAGTCATCTCTTGGACAACTGCTGAGGGTCATTCCATCTCTTCTATCATCATCAGCTACAAAATCTATGGCAAGGCTGAGTACAACCACATTGATATTATCATAAAGAACACCAGCATTACTCAATACCATCTCAAGGGCCTTGAGCCAAACACTGTGTACCAGGTTCAGATTAATGCTCAGAACAACATTGGCTTGAGCAACCCAAACACATCATTTGAACTGAAGACTCTTCCAGAAACTAAAG CTCCATATGAATCAAAAGGAGGCAAAATGCTCCTTATTGCCATCCTTGGCTCTGCAGGGATGACCTGTGTAACAATTCTCCTGGCCTTTCTCATCATGCTGCAGTTAAAGCGAGCCAACTTCCAGCGCCGAATGGCTCAGGCTTTCCAAAACGTGGTG AGGGAAGAGCCAGCTGTACAGTTTAACTCAGGAACTCTCACCCTGAGCAGGAAAGCCAAAAACAGCCCAGATCCCACCATTTATCCCGTTCTTGAGTGGAATGACATAAAATTTCAAGATGTGATTGGGGAAGGTAACTTTGGGCAAGTCCTGAAAGCACGCATTAAGAAAGATGGCTTACGCATGGACGCTGCAATTAAAAGGATGAAAG aatatGCCTCAAAAGATGATCACAGAGACTTTGCTGGAGAACTTGAAGTTCTTTGTAAACTTGGTCATCATCCCAACATCATAAATCTTTTGGGAGCATGTGAACATCGGG GATATCTTTATCTTGCTATTGAATATGCCCCCCATGGAAATTTACTGGACTTCCTTCGGAAAAGCAGAGTGCTAGAGACAGACCCAGCATTCGCTATTGCCAACAGTACTGCATCTACACTTTCCTCTCAGCaacttctgcattttgcagcagaCGTTGCTAGAGGGATGGATTACTTGAGCCAGAAACAG ttTATTCATCGAGATTTGGCAGCAAGAAACATCTTGGTTGGAGAAAATTATGTTGCAAAAATAGCTGACTTTGGCTTATCAAGAGGCCAAGAAGTTTATGTTAAGAAGACCATG GGACGGCTTCCAGTGCGATGGATGGCAATTGAATCTTTGAATTACAGTGTTTACACTACAAACAGTGATGT ATGGTCATACGGTGTCCTATTATGGGAAATTGTTAGTTTAG GTGGAACACCTTATTGTGGAATGACATGTGCAGAACTCTATGAAAAACTGCCTCAAGGGTACAGACTGGAAAAGCCTCTCAACTGTGATGATGAAGT gtatgACCTAATGAGACAGTGCTGGAGAGAGAAACCATACGAAAGACCATCATTTGCTCAGATACTGGTGTCACTGAACAGGATGTTAGAAGAAAGGAAG ACCTATGTGAATACTACCCTATACGAGAAGTTTACTTACGCAGGCATTGATTGCTCCGCTGAAGAAGCTGCTTAA